The proteins below come from a single Ruegeria sp. SCSIO 43209 genomic window:
- a CDS encoding amino acid ABC transporter permease, producing the protein MTTLTDPPKEHFRLSMLLYDTRYRSATIQVIAMIGFMLLAAWIINNTIQNLETLGRTVGFDFFAEPASYDINQRLLEYDSRDTHLRAAFIGLLNTLVVAVLGCITATIIGVMVGVLRLSNNWLIARIMTVYVEMFRNVPVLLWIVFAMAILIESLPAPRAFRGENPEATMDLFGTVAVTNRGVYIPEFLFSRGLGDIHLFGTSSLRFDVSLDLIAFLIVFGGSIFAMRKVSAWANSTQEKTGDRPAIWHIQLGLLFVPSAILLGVLGFHLGYPELKGFNFSGGTHLRNSLIALWLALSLYTAAFIAEIVRAGILAISKGQTEAASALGLRPGRTMRLVILPQALRVIIPPMISNYLNLTKNSSLAIAVGYMDITGTLGGITMNQTGRELECVLLLMLVYLSISLSISAVMNWYNNRVKLVER; encoded by the coding sequence ATGACGACACTCACTGACCCGCCGAAGGAGCACTTCCGGCTGTCCATGCTCCTTTATGATACGCGGTACCGATCTGCGACCATTCAGGTCATAGCGATGATCGGTTTCATGCTTCTGGCAGCCTGGATTATCAACAACACCATTCAGAACCTTGAAACGCTGGGCAGAACAGTCGGGTTCGACTTTTTTGCCGAACCGGCCAGCTATGACATCAACCAACGCCTGCTGGAATACGACTCGCGCGATACCCATCTGCGCGCAGCGTTTATAGGCCTGCTAAACACTCTGGTTGTTGCAGTTCTGGGCTGTATCACAGCAACGATCATCGGTGTCATGGTCGGTGTTTTGCGCCTGTCGAATAACTGGCTGATCGCGCGGATCATGACAGTCTATGTCGAGATGTTCCGTAACGTTCCAGTGCTGCTTTGGATCGTGTTCGCCATGGCGATCCTGATTGAAAGCCTGCCAGCACCGCGCGCCTTCCGAGGTGAAAACCCAGAAGCCACGATGGATCTTTTTGGCACGGTCGCGGTCACAAATCGCGGGGTCTATATCCCCGAGTTTCTGTTCTCGCGCGGATTGGGCGATATCCACCTTTTCGGTACATCAAGCCTGCGCTTTGATGTTTCGCTTGACCTGATCGCCTTCCTGATCGTGTTTGGCGGCAGCATCTTTGCGATGCGTAAGGTTTCGGCCTGGGCCAATTCAACGCAAGAAAAGACCGGCGATCGCCCGGCCATCTGGCACATCCAACTGGGCCTTTTGTTCGTGCCATCAGCCATCCTGCTGGGCGTTCTGGGTTTTCACCTGGGCTACCCTGAGCTGAAAGGCTTCAACTTCAGCGGCGGTACCCACCTTCGTAACTCGCTGATTGCCTTGTGGCTGGCCCTGTCGCTGTACACTGCGGCATTCATCGCCGAGATCGTGCGCGCCGGTATTCTGGCCATTTCCAAGGGTCAGACCGAGGCCGCATCCGCACTGGGCCTGCGCCCGGGCCGGACCATGCGTCTGGTGATCTTGCCGCAGGCGTTGCGGGTGATCATCCCGCCAATGATCTCGAACTATCTGAACCTGACCAAGAACTCGTCGCTGGCGATCGCGGTCGGATATATGGACATCACGGGTACGCTGGGTGGCATCACCATGAACCAGACCGGTCGCGAGCTGGAATGCGTTCTGCTGCTGATGCTGGTCTACCTGTCCATCTCGCTGAGCATTTCGGCGGTGATGAACTGGTACAACAACCGTGTCAAACTGGTGGAGCGGTAA
- a CDS encoding histidine phosphatase family protein, with the protein MTRTLILMRHAKSSWGDPFAEDHDRPLNNRGRKSAPAIGAWLQSNDWLPDDVICSSAKRTRETWDRLGLSTPEIRFTPALYLTGPDEMFAELATATGNTVLMLGHNPGIAAFANRLVRNQPDHSRFYDYPTCATTVIRFDIPDWNTLEWHQGEVLGFTIPRELLE; encoded by the coding sequence ATGACCCGCACACTGATCCTAATGCGCCATGCCAAGTCCAGTTGGGGCGATCCCTTTGCCGAAGATCACGACCGCCCGTTGAACAATCGAGGACGCAAATCGGCTCCCGCGATTGGGGCGTGGCTGCAAAGCAATGACTGGCTACCGGATGACGTTATCTGCTCAAGCGCCAAACGCACCCGGGAAACGTGGGACAGGCTGGGGCTGAGCACCCCGGAAATCCGCTTTACCCCCGCCTTGTATCTGACAGGCCCCGATGAGATGTTCGCCGAATTGGCCACAGCCACCGGCAATACCGTACTAATGCTGGGGCATAATCCCGGCATCGCTGCATTTGCAAATCGGCTGGTACGCAACCAGCCCGATCATTCGAGATTCTACGACTATCCGACTTGTGCAACGACTGTAATCCGGTTCGATATCCCCGACTGGAATACACTCGAATGGCATCAGGGTGAGGTTCTGGGCTTCACGATCCCACGCGAGCTGCTGGAATAG
- a CDS encoding amino acid ABC transporter substrate-binding protein produces the protein MKKSVILGVATIAGLAAGAAAAGTVDDVKARGKLNCGVATGVPGFASPDANGEWQGFDVAVCRAVAAAVLDDPSAVEFIPTTGKTRFTALASGEIDMLARNTTWTFSRDVDLKFEFVGINYYDGQGFMVPKALGVSSAKELDGATVCIQTGTTTELNLADFFRINNMSYEPVPIETNAEAQQQYLAGACDVYTTDASGLAATRATFENAGDHVILPEIISKEPLGPLVRHGDHEWGDVVRWTLNALIAAEELGVTSANIDEMSSGATDNPEVNRLLGTEGTLGEMLGLDANWAQRAIKVGGNYGEVFAKNIGEETPIGLARGLNAQWTDGGLLYAPPFR, from the coding sequence ATGAAAAAATCCGTAATTTTGGGCGTGGCAACCATTGCCGGCCTGGCTGCTGGCGCAGCTGCAGCGGGTACCGTTGACGACGTGAAAGCCCGCGGCAAGCTGAACTGCGGCGTTGCAACCGGCGTACCCGGCTTTGCCAGCCCCGATGCCAATGGTGAGTGGCAGGGTTTTGACGTGGCCGTATGCCGCGCGGTAGCCGCTGCCGTTCTGGACGACCCAAGCGCCGTTGAGTTCATCCCGACCACCGGTAAAACACGTTTCACCGCGCTGGCTTCGGGCGAGATTGACATGCTGGCCCGTAACACCACGTGGACCTTCAGCCGCGACGTCGACCTGAAGTTCGAATTCGTCGGCATCAACTACTACGATGGTCAGGGTTTCATGGTTCCCAAGGCACTGGGCGTCAGCTCGGCCAAGGAACTGGACGGTGCAACCGTTTGTATCCAGACCGGCACCACCACCGAGCTTAACCTGGCGGATTTCTTCCGCATCAACAACATGAGCTACGAGCCGGTTCCGATCGAAACCAACGCCGAAGCGCAGCAGCAGTATCTGGCTGGTGCCTGTGACGTTTACACTACCGACGCATCGGGTCTGGCTGCTACGCGCGCCACCTTTGAAAACGCAGGCGACCACGTGATCCTGCCCGAAATCATCTCGAAAGAGCCGCTGGGCCCGCTGGTCCGTCACGGCGATCACGAGTGGGGCGATGTGGTCCGCTGGACCCTGAACGCACTGATCGCAGCGGAAGAGCTGGGTGTAACCTCGGCGAACATCGACGAGATGTCCAGTGGCGCCACCGACAACCCAGAGGTAAACCGCCTGTTGGGTACCGAAGGTACGCTGGGTGAGATGCTGGGTCTGGACGCGAACTGGGCACAGCGCGCGATCAAAGTCGGCGGTAACTACGGCGAAGTGTTTGCCAAGAACATCGGGGAGGAAACTCCGATCGGTCTGGCACGCGGCCTGAACGCACAGTGGACCGATGGTGGCCTGCTGTACGCACCGCCTTTCCGCTAA
- a CDS encoding ferredoxin, with the protein MTYANVERAATQVGLIVMGALHPRPSEAKQLNDGTLILLGAAGAFWPALKASAEWQDGQPDPVDRWSRRVIGQLARDMRGTAYYPFGDPPYAPFIDWALKSGRTFSSPVGALVHDTVGMMMSFRGALHFADEFSIPSVSQSSPCTECPAPCATTCPVGALNTHSFYDVAACHDHLDTKTGHSCMNKGCLARLACPLSAGAERQPEQSAHHMKAFHRS; encoded by the coding sequence ATGACCTACGCCAATGTCGAACGAGCAGCCACTCAGGTTGGGCTGATAGTTATGGGTGCACTTCATCCAAGGCCCAGTGAAGCAAAGCAACTTAATGACGGAACCCTAATCCTTCTGGGGGCTGCGGGGGCATTCTGGCCTGCTCTGAAGGCCTCGGCTGAGTGGCAGGATGGCCAACCCGACCCGGTTGATCGCTGGTCCAGACGGGTGATCGGCCAGCTTGCGCGGGACATGAGGGGCACCGCCTACTATCCGTTCGGCGACCCACCATACGCACCCTTCATTGACTGGGCACTTAAGTCCGGTCGCACCTTCAGCAGTCCGGTCGGGGCCCTGGTGCACGATACGGTAGGGATGATGATGTCATTCCGTGGTGCGTTGCATTTTGCGGATGAGTTCTCAATTCCATCCGTTTCTCAATCGTCACCCTGCACAGAATGCCCCGCGCCATGTGCAACAACCTGTCCGGTTGGGGCATTGAACACCCACAGCTTCTATGACGTAGCAGCCTGTCATGATCATCTCGATACCAAGACGGGACACAGCTGCATGAATAAAGGCTGCCTTGCCCGGCTCGCCTGCCCTCTCAGCGCCGGCGCAGAGCGCCAGCCAGAGCAATCTGCGCATCACATGAAAGCATTTCACCGATCATGA
- a CDS encoding amino acid ABC transporter ATP-binding protein has translation MSELAIEREIDRSKMQVSDEIAIEITNMNKWYGAFHVLRDINLTVNQGERIVIAGPSGSGKSTLIRCLNALEEHQQGTIIVDGTELSNDLKNIDKIRSEVGMVFQHFNLFPHLTILENCTLAPIWVRKTPKKEAEERAMHFLEKVKIPEQADKYPGQLSGGQQQRVAIARSLCMMPRIMLFDEPTSALDPEMIKEVLDTMIELAEEGMTMLCVTHEMGFARQVANRVIFMDAGQIVEQNEPEEFFNNPQSERTKLFLSQILGH, from the coding sequence ATGTCTGAACTTGCAATTGAACGCGAAATCGACCGCTCCAAAATGCAGGTGAGCGACGAAATCGCCATCGAAATCACCAATATGAACAAGTGGTACGGGGCCTTCCACGTGCTGCGCGATATCAATCTGACCGTCAATCAAGGCGAGCGGATCGTGATCGCGGGGCCGTCGGGGTCGGGCAAGTCTACCCTGATCCGCTGCCTGAACGCGCTGGAGGAACACCAGCAGGGCACGATCATTGTGGATGGGACCGAGCTGTCGAATGACCTGAAAAACATCGACAAGATCCGGTCTGAGGTTGGCATGGTGTTCCAGCACTTCAACCTGTTCCCGCACCTGACCATTCTGGAAAACTGCACGCTGGCCCCGATCTGGGTGCGCAAGACGCCCAAGAAAGAGGCCGAAGAGCGCGCGATGCATTTCCTGGAAAAGGTGAAGATCCCTGAGCAGGCCGACAAGTATCCCGGTCAGCTATCGGGTGGTCAGCAGCAGCGTGTGGCGATTGCCCGCTCGCTGTGCATGATGCCGCGGATCATGTTGTTCGATGAGCCAACCTCGGCGCTGGACCCTGAGATGATCAAAGAGGTGCTCGACACCATGATCGAGCTGGCCGAGGAAGGCATGACCATGCTGTGTGTGACCCACGAGATGGGCTTTGCCCGCCAGGTCGCCAACCGCGTGATCTTTATGGATGCCGGTCAGATTGTGGAGCAGAACGAACCGGAAGAGTTCTTCAACAACCCGCAGAGCGAACGGACCAAGTTGTTCCTCAGCCAGATTCTGGGACACTAA
- a CDS encoding ATP12 family chaperone protein: MSDWKPKRFWTTSTVVETDGGYTVELDGRRVKTPAKAALDLPTRAMAEAVAREWDAQEKKIDPTTMPFTRSANAAIDKVRHQHGEVADMLADYGDSDLLCYRATHPETLQQRQSEAWDPALDWAADALGARLIPRAGVVHQPQAAEVLQGLRDRVHGLNAFQLAAFHDLVSLSGSLILGFAAAQNWRKPDEIWRISRLDELWQIEQWGHDDEAHAAAEVKRAAFLHAKQFFDLSF; the protein is encoded by the coding sequence ATGAGCGACTGGAAACCCAAACGCTTCTGGACGACAAGCACGGTCGTTGAGACCGACGGGGGCTATACGGTTGAACTGGATGGTCGGCGGGTCAAAACGCCCGCCAAGGCTGCGCTGGACCTGCCCACGCGTGCCATGGCCGAGGCCGTTGCACGGGAATGGGATGCGCAGGAAAAGAAAATCGATCCGACCACGATGCCATTCACCCGTTCGGCCAATGCGGCGATCGACAAGGTGCGGCACCAGCATGGTGAGGTTGCCGATATGCTGGCCGATTACGGCGACTCGGATCTGCTGTGTTATCGGGCGACCCATCCCGAAACGTTGCAGCAGCGGCAGTCCGAGGCCTGGGATCCTGCATTGGATTGGGCTGCGGACGCCCTGGGCGCGCGGTTGATCCCGCGTGCAGGGGTGGTGCATCAACCGCAAGCTGCCGAGGTGCTGCAAGGCCTGCGTGACCGGGTGCATGGACTGAATGCGTTCCAGCTGGCGGCGTTTCATGACCTCGTCAGCCTGTCGGGGTCATTGATTCTTGGTTTTGCGGCAGCCCAGAATTGGCGCAAACCGGACGAGATATGGCGCATTTCTCGGCTGGACGAGCTTTGGCAGATCGAACAATGGGGCCACGACGATGAGGCGCATGCTGCCGCCGAAGTGAAACGGGCCGCCTTTCTGCACGCAAAGCAGTTCTTTGACCTCTCGTTCTGA
- a CDS encoding sterol desaturase family protein, with protein sequence MENEPLFRLSVFLILFVVFAAAETIAPKRLRTCPRKNRWLTNLSITVLNTLMLRTMAIGLPLLAVGAAIDAGKNGLGVFNWLAWPGWVELILCVLILDFAIWLQHLITHKVPILWRLHRVHHADRDMDVTTAVRFHPVEIALSMILKIGLIYLLGASALAVILFEILLNGTALFNHSNLKLPLAVDAVVRRILVTPDMHRVHHSVFRTEHDSNYGFALSIWDRMLGTYIAQPRDGHEQMSVGLEWQDDRPTKLGWSLALPFRR encoded by the coding sequence ATGGAGAACGAGCCCCTATTTCGCCTAAGCGTGTTTTTGATCCTGTTTGTTGTGTTTGCGGCGGCAGAGACTATTGCGCCAAAACGCTTACGAACCTGTCCGCGAAAAAATCGGTGGCTAACCAATCTATCAATCACTGTTTTGAACACACTGATGCTCAGGACTATGGCGATTGGGTTGCCCTTATTGGCAGTTGGCGCTGCCATTGATGCCGGGAAAAATGGATTGGGCGTTTTTAATTGGCTCGCCTGGCCAGGGTGGGTTGAGCTTATTCTATGTGTGCTGATTCTGGACTTTGCAATCTGGCTACAGCATCTGATTACCCACAAGGTGCCAATCCTTTGGCGGCTACATCGTGTGCATCACGCCGACCGAGACATGGACGTCACTACTGCAGTCCGCTTTCACCCTGTTGAAATCGCGTTGTCCATGATCCTGAAAATCGGGCTAATCTATCTGCTCGGCGCCAGCGCCCTGGCTGTGATCCTGTTCGAGATCCTTCTTAATGGCACAGCGTTGTTCAATCATTCAAACTTGAAGCTCCCCCTTGCCGTTGACGCTGTTGTACGTAGGATTCTTGTGACACCCGATATGCATCGCGTACATCATTCGGTATTCCGAACAGAGCATGACAGCAATTATGGCTTTGCACTGTCTATCTGGGACCGAATGCTGGGGACTTACATTGCACAACCTCGGGACGGGCACGAACAAATGAGCGTGGGATTGGAATGGCAGGACGATCGACCAACAAAACTGGGCTGGAGCCTGGCTCTGCCCTTCCGCCGTTGA
- a CDS encoding HAD-IA family hydrolase — protein MNAPLRLVLFDVDGTLVDSQGAIVSAMTACFQAQSLPVPDRDAILSIVGLSLPHAMARLAADQSERIQSALVDGYKQAYHAQRLEQGAASSPLYPGARQVIEALHAQPEVLLGVATGKSQRGLDALLEGHGLQQHFITRQVADHHPSKPHPSMIETALAETGVPAAQAVMVGDTSFDMDMAAAAQVAGIGVSWGYHDRRVLTAATHVIETFEELPGALAKIWG, from the coding sequence ATGAACGCTCCATTGCGGCTGGTCCTGTTTGATGTGGATGGCACTCTGGTCGATAGTCAGGGTGCCATTGTTTCGGCAATGACCGCCTGTTTTCAGGCGCAGTCACTGCCGGTCCCGGATCGTGACGCCATCCTGTCCATCGTCGGTTTATCTCTGCCCCATGCAATGGCGCGTCTGGCAGCAGATCAGTCCGAGCGGATACAAAGCGCATTGGTTGACGGATATAAGCAGGCCTATCACGCGCAAAGGTTGGAGCAGGGCGCCGCAAGCTCGCCGCTTTATCCCGGTGCGCGCCAAGTGATTGAGGCTCTTCACGCTCAACCCGAGGTTCTTTTGGGAGTGGCCACAGGCAAATCTCAGCGCGGGCTTGATGCGCTGCTTGAAGGGCATGGGTTGCAGCAGCATTTCATTACTCGTCAGGTTGCAGATCACCACCCGTCCAAGCCGCACCCGTCGATGATAGAAACAGCTTTGGCTGAAACGGGCGTGCCGGCTGCGCAAGCCGTCATGGTGGGCGACACCAGCTTTGACATGGATATGGCCGCAGCCGCGCAGGTTGCCGGGATCGGTGTCAGCTGGGGTTATCACGATCGTCGGGTACTGACGGCTGCGACACATGTGATCGAAACATTCGAAGAATTGCCAGGCGCACTGGCCAAGATCTGGGGCTAA
- the argB gene encoding acetylglutamate kinase — translation MKTRDMNRDWIATAATLNSALPYLQRYDGAIVVIKLGGHAMGSDEAMESFARDVVLMRQVGVNPVVVHGGGPMINAMLDKLDIQSEFVGGKRVTDKATVEVVEMVLSGLVNKRIVQAINAQGGMAVGLSGKDAHLMMCEQTDASLGFVGTPSEMNPKVLHDLFAHDVIPVIAPLGAGRNGETFNVNGDTAAGAIASALKADRLLLLTDVAGVKNAAGDVVTELKAGQIREMTREGTIAGGMIPKTETALDALHNGVRAVVILDGRAPNAVLLELFTEHGAGSLIRPD, via the coding sequence ATGAAGACACGAGATATGAACCGGGATTGGATCGCCACCGCCGCCACATTGAACAGCGCCCTGCCCTATCTGCAGCGATACGACGGTGCGATTGTCGTCATCAAGCTAGGTGGCCACGCCATGGGCAGCGACGAAGCCATGGAAAGCTTTGCGCGCGATGTGGTGCTTATGCGTCAGGTTGGCGTAAACCCGGTCGTCGTGCACGGCGGTGGCCCAATGATCAATGCGATGCTCGACAAACTGGATATCCAGTCCGAGTTTGTGGGTGGTAAACGCGTGACGGACAAAGCCACAGTCGAAGTGGTCGAAATGGTCCTGTCGGGCCTTGTGAACAAGCGGATCGTGCAGGCGATCAATGCGCAGGGTGGCATGGCTGTGGGTCTGTCGGGCAAGGATGCCCATTTGATGATGTGCGAACAGACCGACGCCTCGCTCGGGTTTGTCGGCACACCGTCCGAGATGAACCCCAAAGTCCTGCATGACCTGTTTGCGCATGATGTTATCCCTGTGATCGCGCCGCTGGGCGCAGGTCGGAATGGCGAAACCTTCAATGTGAATGGCGACACTGCAGCCGGGGCGATCGCCTCAGCTCTTAAGGCAGACCGCCTGCTGCTGCTGACCGATGTAGCGGGCGTCAAGAACGCAGCGGGCGATGTCGTGACCGAGCTCAAGGCTGGCCAAATTCGTGAGATGACGCGTGAAGGCACTATTGCGGGTGGGATGATTCCAAAGACCGAAACTGCGCTGGACGCGCTGCATAATGGCGTTCGGGCGGTCGTTATTCTGGACGGGCGCGCGCCAAATGCGGTGTTGCTCGAACTGTTTACGGAACACGGTGCCGGATCCTTGATCCGTCCTGATTAA
- the yihA gene encoding ribosome biogenesis GTP-binding protein YihA/YsxC, translating into MTTLPFPLAETPDEFATETGRKLFAGPSEFVKGVVAMDGLPAPDRLEVCFAGRSNVGKSSLINALTGTKGLARASNTPGRTQEINFFTQGPELYLVDLPGYGYANAPVKVVEKWQRLLKQYLSGRQTLRRAFVLIDSRHGVKPVDAEIMKLLDTSAVTFQCVLTKADKVKAKDREKVLDQVRAALSKHPAAFPEIVLTSSEKGDGIPTLRSIIAHLE; encoded by the coding sequence ATGACCACACTTCCCTTTCCACTAGCTGAAACTCCAGATGAATTCGCAACGGAAACCGGTCGAAAGCTGTTTGCCGGGCCATCCGAATTCGTCAAAGGCGTCGTTGCGATGGATGGCCTGCCTGCGCCCGATCGGTTGGAGGTATGTTTCGCCGGGCGTTCGAATGTCGGTAAATCCAGCTTGATCAACGCGCTAACGGGCACCAAGGGGTTAGCACGTGCCTCGAACACGCCGGGGCGTACACAAGAGATCAACTTTTTCACGCAAGGGCCTGAACTCTATTTGGTCGACCTGCCAGGGTACGGCTATGCGAACGCGCCGGTGAAGGTCGTGGAAAAATGGCAACGTCTGCTGAAACAGTATCTGAGTGGACGTCAGACCCTGCGCCGTGCCTTCGTCCTGATCGACTCGCGCCATGGGGTGAAACCTGTGGACGCCGAGATCATGAAGCTGCTGGATACCAGCGCAGTGACCTTTCAGTGCGTTCTGACAAAGGCCGACAAGGTCAAAGCAAAAGACCGGGAAAAAGTGCTGGACCAGGTGCGCGCCGCGCTTTCGAAACATCCTGCAGCCTTCCCCGAGATCGTGTTGACCTCATCCGAGAAGGGCGACGGCATTCCGACCCTGCGTTCGATCATTGCGCATCTGGAGTGA
- a CDS encoding amino acid ABC transporter permease, whose product MSDVSFVRTEMLPEQAPPASEVGVLGWIKHNLFSSWLNAILTIVSLVFIYYVLSNILSWTFESVWNANSLSECREIMMATWGDTHGHACWGVIKDRWLQLLYGFYPPYPAHPDATWSNPPETGGWPAYFRPNLTFILLLVAIAPVLFTKVPRKLLIVTAAYPFLLPWLMWGGSIWGPLMVAAGFAIGYFAYKFALPVAGSLAAIILAIALPILWWLFAAGSVADAINAIIPIGIAPVESRDFGGFMLAILLGVVAIGVSLPIGIVLALGRQSDLMIVKYLCVGFIEFIRGVPLITLLFVASLLLNLFLPPGTNFDIILRVMIMMTLFSAAYMAEVIRGGLAALPRGQYEGADSLGLNYWQAQRLIIMPQALKISIPGIVSTFIGIFKDTTLVSIIGLFDVIGLTNGIRADTAWNGVYWELFAFIGVLFFVVCFSMSRYSMYLERKLQTGHR is encoded by the coding sequence ATGAGTGATGTTTCATTTGTCCGCACGGAAATGTTGCCGGAACAGGCACCACCCGCCTCCGAGGTCGGTGTACTGGGCTGGATCAAGCATAACCTGTTTTCAAGCTGGCTGAACGCCATCCTGACAATCGTCTCGCTGGTCTTCATCTACTATGTGCTCTCCAACATCCTGTCCTGGACGTTCGAATCCGTTTGGAACGCCAATTCGCTGTCGGAATGTCGTGAGATCATGATGGCGACCTGGGGCGATACGCATGGTCATGCCTGCTGGGGTGTGATCAAGGACCGGTGGCTACAGCTGCTATATGGGTTCTATCCGCCGTATCCGGCCCATCCGGACGCGACGTGGTCTAACCCGCCCGAAACTGGCGGCTGGCCGGCCTATTTCCGACCGAACCTGACCTTCATCCTGTTGTTGGTTGCTATTGCGCCGGTGTTGTTCACCAAGGTGCCGCGTAAGCTGTTGATTGTAACGGCGGCTTATCCGTTCCTGCTGCCTTGGCTGATGTGGGGTGGGTCGATCTGGGGGCCGCTCATGGTCGCCGCTGGATTTGCCATCGGGTATTTCGCGTACAAGTTTGCGCTTCCGGTTGCCGGGTCTCTTGCCGCGATTATCCTTGCGATTGCGCTGCCCATACTATGGTGGCTGTTTGCTGCCGGTTCCGTGGCTGACGCAATCAATGCAATCATTCCGATCGGTATCGCGCCGGTGGAAAGCCGCGACTTTGGTGGCTTTATGCTAGCGATCCTGTTGGGTGTCGTGGCCATTGGTGTTTCGCTTCCTATCGGTATCGTGCTGGCGCTGGGTCGTCAGTCCGATCTGATGATCGTCAAATACCTGTGCGTGGGCTTTATCGAGTTCATCCGGGGTGTGCCACTGATCACGCTGCTGTTCGTGGCATCGCTGCTGCTGAACCTGTTCCTGCCGCCGGGCACTAATTTTGACATCATCCTGCGGGTGATGATCATGATGACCCTGTTTTCGGCTGCCTATATGGCCGAGGTGATCCGGGGTGGTCTGGCTGCCCTGCCGCGTGGTCAGTACGAAGGCGCAGACAGTCTGGGCCTGAACTACTGGCAGGCGCAGCGGCTGATCATCATGCCACAGGCGCTGAAAATCTCGATCCCGGGCATCGTGAGCACGTTCATCGGTATCTTCAAGGATACGACTTTGGTCTCGATCATCGGTCTGTTCGACGTGATTGGCCTGACCAACGGCATCCGCGCCGATACCGCCTGGAACGGCGTCTACTGGGAACTGTTTGCCTTTATCGGCGTTCTGTTCTTCGTGGTTTGCTTCTCCATGTCCCGTTATTCCATGTACCTGGAGCGCAAGCTTCAGACTGGCCACCGTTAA
- a CDS encoding MOSC domain-containing protein encodes MSGSVTSIWRHPIKSHGRERLDRITMIPGHTMPGDRVWAVAHEASKADGSEWAPCANFSRGAKAPQLMAISAQLQGDSVTLSHPNRPDLSFEPDVHQDTFLDWVKPLMPADRAASARIVRAANRGMTDSDFPSISLCNMSSHRAVEQKLGRDLSIARWRGNIWFDGLPLWNEFDWIGRDIRIGEAVFHVRERITRCLATTANPETGERDADTLGALSSWDHQDFGVYAEVLEGGTIHTGDEVQVL; translated from the coding sequence ATGAGCGGTTCGGTCACCAGCATTTGGCGGCACCCGATCAAAAGTCACGGGCGTGAACGCCTTGATCGCATTACCATGATCCCCGGGCATACCATGCCCGGGGATCGTGTTTGGGCGGTTGCACATGAGGCGTCGAAAGCGGATGGATCGGAATGGGCACCCTGCGCCAATTTCAGCCGAGGCGCGAAGGCCCCTCAGTTGATGGCAATCTCGGCGCAGCTGCAAGGCGACTCGGTCACGCTGAGCCATCCCAATCGCCCCGATCTAAGCTTTGAGCCCGACGTGCATCAGGATACCTTTCTGGACTGGGTCAAACCGCTGATGCCTGCAGATCGTGCTGCGTCTGCCCGCATTGTCCGCGCCGCTAATCGCGGCATGACGGACAGCGATTTTCCTTCGATCAGTTTGTGCAATATGTCGTCGCATCGGGCGGTCGAGCAGAAGCTAGGCAGGGATCTTTCTATCGCTCGCTGGCGCGGAAATATCTGGTTCGATGGCCTGCCGCTGTGGAATGAGTTCGACTGGATTGGCCGCGACATCCGGATCGGCGAGGCCGTTTTTCATGTGCGCGAACGCATCACGCGGTGTTTGGCGACAACCGCCAACCCTGAAACGGGTGAGCGGGATGCCGACACACTGGGTGCGCTGAGCAGCTGGGATCATCAGGATTTTGGCGTTTATGCCGAAGTTCTGGAAGGCGGCACCATTCACACCGGTGACGAGGTTCAGGTTCTATGA